From the genome of Streptomyces sp. NBC_01304:
GCACGCCGTCGCGGCCATGCCGACTTCTCCCGCGCGCGCCACCGCCGAGGTCTGGGCCGCCCTGTGGCGTGTCGCCGAGTTGCCGAGGAGCGACGGGGCCGGGCGCCACCATCCCCTCGTGGCCGCGGCGCAGGCCTACGTCGAGGAACACCTCGCGGGCCCGCTGTCCGTACCGGACGTCGCTCGCGCCGTCGGAATCTCCCACACCCACCTGACGCGTGTGTTCCGTGCCGCGACCGGCCACACGGTCGTGTCGTACATCCGGCACCGACGCCTTCAACGCGCCCGCCATCTCCTGCTGTCGTCCACCCTGTCCATCACCGCCATCGCCGCGGCGGTGGGCATCGCCGACCTCCAGGCCTTCAACAAGGCCTGCCGCCGCGAGCTCGGCGCGAGCCCGCGAGACGTACGCGGGGTCGGGCGTGCGGGAACCGGTCACGCGCTTCCTTAGAGGCTCCCCGCCCGCACCGGGCCGGTGCGCCTGTCCGAAGTCGTCGGCAACCTTTGTGCTTCCGGCGGTCACTCAGCAGTGCACCATCGGCTCGATCTTGCGGACGGACAGGAAATGAACACACTGAGGCAGGCCGCGCGGCAGCGCAGGCACAGACGCAGGCTCGTGCTGGGCACCACGTCGGCGCTGATCGTCGCGGGCGTTCTCGCCTACTTGGTCTTGGTGTTGCTGCCCGACCGCGGCGCCGATGCGGGGCCTGCCGCGGTCACACCGCTCGCCACCGCCGCCGCCGGCGAAACACGCACCCCGACCGCGAGCCCGACCGGCTCCCCCACGCCGACGGAAACCGCGACCGCCACGTCACCGCGACCGTCACCCGCTGACACCCCGCGGCCCCCGCGAAAGTCCGCCACGGCCTCGCAGGCAGGACGGATTGAACCGCACACCGCTTACCAGGGCGTCGCCACCGCCTACGAGGCCGGGGACGGAGACGGCGCCTGTCTGTTCGGCCCGAGCGCCGACCTCATGGTCGCGGCCATGAACACCACCGACTACGAGACGTCCAAGGCATGCGGCGCATACGTACGCGTCCGCGCGGCCAACGGCAAATCCATCACGGTACGGATCACCAACGAATGCCCCCTGCCCTGCGCACCGGGGCAACTCGACCTCAGCCAACAGGCATTCGCCAAGCTCGCCGACCTCAAGGTCGGCCGGATCCCCGTCACCTGGACCCTGCTGAGCCCCACTACCGCCGACACGATCTCCCTCCGGTACAAGACCGGCTCCAGCCCCCACTGGTGCGCCGTCCAGGCGATCGGCCACCGCAACCCGCTCGCCGGGCTGGAGATCCGCACCACTGGCGGCTGGCGCCAACTGCCCCGCACCGCCTACAACTACTTCATCTCCGCCGACGGCGGCGGGTGCGGCAGCGCGATCAGACTCACCGACATCTATGGCGAGCGACTGACCATCACCGGAATCGCGGTGCGGCCGAACGTCGTGCAACCCACCCGGGTCCAGTTCGCCCGACACTGACCCCATCGCCCGGCCAAGGCCGGTCTCAGCCCTTGATGGCTCCCGTGAGCATGCCCTTCTTGAAGTGCCGCTGCACGAACGGGGAGGCCACCGCGACGGGGATCAGCGCGAGGACCATGACGGCCATCTGCAGCGCCAGGCTGGAGAGTTCACCGGTACGCACGGCCTTCTGGAGGCCGGTCGGCGCTTCGGTGCCGTCCTGGACCAGCTGGATGAGCACGTTCTGCAGCGGCAGCATCTCCTGGTCGGTGAGGTAGATGGAGGCGTTGAACCAGGCACTCCAGTAACCGACCGCGTAGAACAGGGAGATGACCGCGTCACCGCCCGCGACAGCGGCAGGATCATGGTCAGCAAGATGCGCAGCTCTCCGGCCCCGTCGATGCGGGCGGACTCGATGAGCTCCGGGGAGATCCCCATGAAGAAGGCCCGCAGGACCAGGATGTTGAAGACGCTCACCGCGCTCGGCAGGATCAGCGACAGATAGGTGCCGGTGAGGCCGAGCCCCTGCACGAGCAGGTACGTCGGGATGAGGCCGGCCCCGAAGAACGTCACCCCGCCCGAGACCATGATCGCGCGACTGACCTGGCCCCCGCCGAGCAGTTCCGTGTAGTTGATGAACGTGATGTCGCGGGGGATCACGACCAGGCCGCCGACCTGGTCGATCACCGGCTTCGGGGAGAGGCTGGTGACGATGACGATCCACAGCGGACCGAGTACGCCGAGGCAGCACAGGAGCAGCAGGCCGCCCTTGGCGGTGAGTCCCGTCTTGCTGGGCGGCTCCTCCCACACCGGTCGGGGCGGCGCCTTGAGGCTGCGGATGAGCGTGGTGTTGAGACCCGTCGTGATCACGTACCTCGGCTACAGCGGTGGCCGGGGGCTGCCCACGGACCATCTGCTCTTCCCGGGCCGCCGGGTACGCGCAGCTGATCGTCGGCAGCCGGAGCCAGGGACACGAGACGCCCGACCACGGCGAAGGCCCTGGCACCCAGTGGGTCGGGGGATTCATGACGCGTGGCATCGACGACCCCCGGCACCACTACTACCGGCGCCTCATCACCGATTGCGTACGCGCCGTGGACTGCGCCCGCGCCCTGCCGCACGTCGACGCGGAGCGCATCGTGGTGCAAGGCGGCTGCCAGGGCGGCGGTCTGGCCCTGGCCGTCGGCGGCCTCGCGGGTGACCAGGTCGCGGGTGTCCTCTCCGACGTTCCGTTCCTGTGCGACTTCCGGCATGCCGTGGATGCGGCGTCCGAGGGCCCGTACGACGAACTCACCAAGTACCTGCGCTGGCACACCCGGGAGCACCCGGAGCGGGTCTTCGCCACGCTCGACTACTTCGACGGCGCTCACTTCGCCGCCCGCGCCACCGCGCCCGCGCTCTTCAGCGTGGCCCTGATGGACCCAATCTGCCCGCCCTCGACGGTGTACGCGGCGTACAACCGCTACGCGGGCGCCAAGGACATCCGCGTCCGGCGGTACGCCGACCACGGCGGTGGATACGGATCGACACCGCGCGAGCACCTGCGCTGGCTGCACCGGACCGGACTCGCCCCCCAACCAGCCCTGACCGACGAGACGAAGGAGCCCTCAAGCGACGGACCTGATGCCGGGCTCTGCGAGCTGCCGTGCCGACGGGAACACTGGCCCTGCTGACGGCTTTCGGAGGCGTGCTCGCGCCCCCGGCGGCCGACGATTGCACGGCTGGACCGGCCGGCAGCACCAGCGCATACGCCGAATGCCCGGCCAGAGCCGGAGACTTCGAGTTCAGGTGGTGGCCCAGAGCGGCGGGATCTCAGACCCCGCCGGCGTGTGCGGCGACCGACAGCGGCCCACACCGTACGCCGCCATGCGATCGTCACCACGAAGTACCTGCCAAACGTAGAACCCGCAGGTGACCAAGATCCGGACCAGCCGCGCCCCAACAGTCGCCCGCATGCGCAGATCGCGCCCTTTTCCCGCAGGCCAACGATGGCGCAACTCGTGTACCACCAGCAGACGATGAACTTGCTGGTGAGCTACTCGGCGAAGAAGGTCGGGTTCTTCTGAGGGCACGAGGAGAGGTGCCTGAACCGGGCTTCTGCCCGTCGGGCGCCTTCCGTTCGGCCCACTCACAGTGGGGCCCGGGCACCGCCGCCGAAGAAGACTTGCCCCGGGCGTTGGGCCTACTCCTCCACAAGCAGCTTCTCCCGCAGCTGCGCCAGCGTCCGCGCGAGCAGGCGCGAGACGTGCATCTGCGAGATGCCGACTTCCTGGGCGATCTGCGACTGCGTCATGTTCCCGAAGAACCGGAGCAGCAGGATGCGCTTCTCGCGCGGCGGCAGGTCCGCCAGGAGCGGCTTGAGGGACTCGCGGTACTCGAGGGCCGCGTCCTCGGCGCCCAGGGTGTCCGCGACGGCCGGGGACTCGTCGTCCGTGTCCGGGACGTCCAGGGACAGCGTGGAGTACGCGTTGGCCGACTCCAGGCCCTCCAGGACCTCGTCCTCGGAGATCCCGAGTTTCTCGGCGAGCTCGTGCACCGTGGGGGAACGGCCGTGCTGCTGCGAGAGCTCGGCGGTCGCCGCGGTGAGGGCGAGCCGCAGCTCCTGCAGGCGGCGCGGGACGCGGACGGCCCAGCCCTTGTCGCGGAAGTGCCGCTTGATCTCGCCGACGACCGTGGGGGTCGCGTACGTCGAGAACTCGACGCCGCGCTCCGGGTCGAAGCGGTCCACCGACTTGATCAGGCCGATGGTCGCGACCTGGGTCAGGTCGTCCAGCGGCTCGCCGCGGTTGCGGAAGCGGCGGGCCAGATGCTCGACCAGCGGCAGGTGCATCCGCACCAGCTGGTTGCGCAGCTCCGCGTACTCCGCGCTGCCGTCGGGCAGCTTGCGCAACTCGACGAACATCAACTTCGCGCCGCTGCGGTCGTGCGGATCATGCCCGCGCCGCTGCTCGGTCCGAGACCGTGCCGACTCGACCGGTGACGACGGCCCGTGCCGCGCCGTCGCGTAGTCCGTCTGCGTGATCCGGTCACCTGACATCGAGGGAGAGTGAACCGGGTGAAGTCGTTGCTTCTGGAGTGGGTGCTCGGCCGCCATAAGGATCATGGCTTTCGCCGCGCTGAGACGACGTGGGTCCCCTGAAGACTGCGCGGCCTCGAATTCCGAGGTTGCCAGATTCACCAACGAGGACTCGGACAAGGGGTGATGTCGCCCCAGTGCCGCCGATGCCTTCTGGGCAGCAATCGCAAGCACGTCGTTCACGCTCTCCATCCGCTCGCGATCGCCCGCCGCTCGCGCCGAGGCGAACTCGGCCCGGCTCAGCGTGATGAGCGCTGCCAGCGCTGACGGGTGGTCGCTGCCGAGAAGTCGCACCAGCCGGCGCGCCGTGCGGCCGATCGCGTGGACGAACTCGTCCGCTGCGGCATCGCGGCCCTGCTGACGAGCCGACTCGGCCAGCACCGACTCCGCCAAGAGCTGTGCTTCCACTTCTGCATGCGACGAGACGTCGGCGGGCAGCATTTTCTGCGCCCGCCGGGCCGACCTTTCGGCACCGGGCAGATCGCCCGACCGCATCCGTACTGCCGCCAGATTCGCCCACGTCCCCGCCGCCACCGCGTCCGGACCCGCATCGATGTGCAGAACAGCGGCGGTCGACAGCAGCGCGAGGGCGGCCGGCAGATGGCCACGGTCGGCGAGCACGACGGCGAGCTCATTGCGCACCGAACCGGGCAGTGAGATCGCGTCGGGGTCCCACTGCACGGACCACACGACGTGCTCCAGCAGGGCGTGCGCTTCGGCACCGAGCCCGACCGACTCGAGCAGCGCGGTCAGATAGGCCAGGTCCCTGCCCAGCGAGGGCCGCCGCAGCGGAACCGGTTCAGCACGGAGATGGGTGACGGCGGCTGTGGCACGCGGCAGAGCTCCCGCCTCTCCGCGGACGGCCTCTTCGGCCGTGGAGACAGCCTCCTGCCACCGATCGCTCATGCCACCTCCCCGGACATGGGCCCTTCGATGGCTGCCTTTGCGGCCAGGAACTTGAGCTCAGAGATCTGCGAGGCGTCCAGGACCCCACGGCGTGACCACTCCTCAAGGCGCTCGAACCAGGACTCCGCGGTGGCGGCTGCGGCCTCAACCGCGGGCTTCGCCACCCTCGTCATGGGAGGGTCCTCGCGACTCGCCGGATGCACGACGTCCAGCAAATGCGCCACGTCGAACTGGTCGAAGCGGCTCATGGCCTCACCGATCGTCGCCGCGAACAGAACATTCGCAGCCCTGTGCACAGCTTCTCTGTCCGGCGCCTGCTCCAGCAGGATTCCCACGACCACCGGGTCGTCGCCGTCCAGGTCGCCCTTCACGACGGGTCCCCCGGAGTATCCCGAATAGTCTCCCAAGTGCTGGTGGGTGGTGAGCTGCAGGGCCTGGATGACGGTGCCGCTCTCGCACAGGTAGTCGGCCATCCCGCTGTCGACCTGCCCCTGCAGCTGCACCTCGGTCGCCGCAGGCCGGTAGGGCCCGTGCCATTTGTCGCCGCCATGGGCAACACCAGCACGCGGGATCCGCACCGTCACATCGTGCGCCGCGGAGACCATGACGAGCGCCAAGTCGGCGTCGACGTCGACACCGGACACCTGACCGACAATCCTTGTGCCGTCGGACAGCAGAATGTCGACGGGCCCATCCATCGATGACAGAGGCCGCAGACAGTGGAGCGCCGTGAGCACATAGCGCCGCGTCAGCAGAAAGCCACCGCCCATGCGCTGCTGTGACTGGCACAGTTCAACCCAGTAGCCCGTCGCCGTCACGGTGACTCCGGGACCCGCTCGACAGTGAGAGTGACCTCGAAGGACGCCTCTGCCGATGCCTTGGACAGGATGACTCCGGCCTCCGCGGCAAGGGTGAGCCCGAAGGTGACATCCATGCTGGACACCTGCCACCCGTCCCGGCGCGGCACTCGGGCCAGAGACTGCTGTGCGACAGCGGAAGCCTGCACGATGGCCTCCTCCAACTCTGCAGCGCGCTCACCCAGCGAGGCGCTGGTACGCGTGCGGCTGGAGATCTGACGGCTCCCCGCCGCATCCAAAACCACCGTCTCGACGCGTACTTCAGCCACGAGCCCCCCCTATTGACGCACCGTCAGAAATGTGGCGCGCATCCTAGCCAGAGGGTACGAGACGGGTCACCGAGGCTGCGACCCATTCACCGATCGTGACCGCCCAACTCTGCGGCGGACGGCGGCCCGCAGCGTCACAGCGCAGCCGGGCGCGACCAGCCGAACTTGCGGTTGACCTCGGCGGCGAACTCCTCGAAGGTCAGCACCGCGTCACCATTCTTGTCCGCGGCATCGAACAGCGCCGACGAAGCATCGGCATCCTGCACACCCCAGAACGGCAGATCCCCCCGGGCGGCGAGTGTGGGCCCCTTCGTCCGGAGGGCGGTGATCACCTCGTCCCGGGTCAGCTGCCCGTCGCCGTTGAGGTCGAGTGCGTCAAAGAGTATGCGAGCCTTCTCGCTCATCGCAGATTCCCCCATCACAGATTCCCCGTTGCGTCGCGACGACTTCGGCTTCGCATCCTATGCGCGGCTCCATGGGCGTCGTCCGGCCGGGATCCGGCGACCGCTCCTCACCCCTCTGCCTTGCGTTCGACGAGATACCGGCCGTCGCGGGTGAAGCCGGTGACGGCCGCGCCCTCCGCGAGGAGACCCCCGAGCGTGTCCCGCAGTGCCGAGCGCCAGGCCTGGGCGGCTCCCGGACGCTCGGCGCGCAGTGCCTCGATGTCGGCGGGGATCCGGATCGTGAGGCAAGGGGCGTCGAGCGGTCCGA
Proteins encoded in this window:
- a CDS encoding AraC family transcriptional regulator; this encodes MELVTLRLDEPPTVVDAGIGVHGVSTDHDVFRLPDLWQLHLYHYEGTLSLGQSLHPIRPGHVSLVPPNTEVCFHYRGRSEHFYVHLRLYDGGTGRVVPVMQDAAAESTRLADLLRHAVAAMPTSPARATAEVWAALWRVAELPRSDGAGRHHPLVAAAQAYVEEHLAGPLSVPDVARAVGISHTHLTRVFRAATGHTVVSYIRHRRLQRARHLLLSSTLSITAIAAAVGIADLQAFNKACRRELGASPRDVRGVGRAGTGHALP
- a CDS encoding expansin EXLX1 family cellulose-binding protein, whose amino-acid sequence is MNTLRQAARQRRHRRRLVLGTTSALIVAGVLAYLVLVLLPDRGADAGPAAVTPLATAAAGETRTPTASPTGSPTPTETATATSPRPSPADTPRPPRKSATASQAGRIEPHTAYQGVATAYEAGDGDGACLFGPSADLMVAAMNTTDYETSKACGAYVRVRAANGKSITVRITNECPLPCAPGQLDLSQQAFAKLADLKVGRIPVTWTLLSPTTADTISLRYKTGSSPHWCAVQAIGHRNPLAGLEIRTTGGWRQLPRTAYNYFISADGGGCGSAIRLTDIYGERLTITGIAVRPNVVQPTRVQFARH
- a CDS encoding acetylxylan esterase, with protein sequence MAGGCPRTICSSRAAGYAQLIVGSRSQGHETPDHGEGPGTQWVGGFMTRGIDDPRHHYYRRLITDCVRAVDCARALPHVDAERIVVQGGCQGGGLALAVGGLAGDQVAGVLSDVPFLCDFRHAVDAASEGPYDELTKYLRWHTREHPERVFATLDYFDGAHFAARATAPALFSVALMDPICPPSTVYAAYNRYAGAKDIRVRRYADHGGGYGSTPREHLRWLHRTGLAPQPALTDETKEPSSDGPDAGLCELPCRREHWPC
- a CDS encoding RNA polymerase sigma factor SigF, whose protein sequence is MESVNDVLAIAAQKASAALGRHHPLSESSLVNLATSEFEAAQSSGDPRRLSAAKAMILMAAEHPLQKQRLHPVHSPSMSGDRITQTDYATARHGPSSPVESARSRTEQRRGHDPHDRSGAKLMFVELRKLPDGSAEYAELRNQLVRMHLPLVEHLARRFRNRGEPLDDLTQVATIGLIKSVDRFDPERGVEFSTYATPTVVGEIKRHFRDKGWAVRVPRRLQELRLALTAATAELSQQHGRSPTVHELAEKLGISEDEVLEGLESANAYSTLSLDVPDTDDESPAVADTLGAEDAALEYRESLKPLLADLPPREKRILLLRFFGNMTQSQIAQEVGISQMHVSRLLARTLAQLREKLLVEE
- a CDS encoding trypsin-like peptidase domain-containing protein encodes the protein MTATGYWVELCQSQQRMGGGFLLTRRYVLTALHCLRPLSSMDGPVDILLSDGTRIVGQVSGVDVDADLALVMVSAAHDVTVRIPRAGVAHGGDKWHGPYRPAATEVQLQGQVDSGMADYLCESGTVIQALQLTTHQHLGDYSGYSGGPVVKGDLDGDDPVVVGILLEQAPDREAVHRAANVLFAATIGEAMSRFDQFDVAHLLDVVHPASREDPPMTRVAKPAVEAAAATAESWFERLEEWSRRGVLDASQISELKFLAAKAAIEGPMSGEVA
- a CDS encoding CU044_2847 family protein, whose protein sequence is MAEVRVETVVLDAAGSRQISSRTRTSASLGERAAELEEAIVQASAVAQQSLARVPRRDGWQVSSMDVTFGLTLAAEAGVILSKASAEASFEVTLTVERVPESP
- a CDS encoding EF-hand domain-containing protein — its product is MSEKARILFDALDLNGDGQLTRDEVITALRTKGPTLAARGDLPFWGVQDADASSALFDAADKNGDAVLTFEEFAAEVNRKFGWSRPAAL